From a region of the Apibacter sp. B3706 genome:
- a CDS encoding YegP family protein yields MKHSNNNEKFYFKINKNKDNLFYFLLKDDDGNFCLVSLPYTLKTNCKHGIRSIIRNSKNEERFEVEQDSFEDWFFWLKGGNGRIIAKSQEFVTKEELKNLIKDLKSLSLKTPVIDNTK; encoded by the coding sequence ATGAAACATTCTAATAACAACGAAAAATTTTATTTTAAAATAAATAAAAATAAAGACAATTTATTCTATTTCCTATTAAAAGACGATGATGGTAACTTTTGTCTAGTAAGCCTTCCATATACACTAAAAACAAATTGTAAACACGGAATAAGATCTATAATAAGAAATTCTAAAAATGAAGAGCGGTTTGAGGTAGAACAAGATTCTTTTGAAGATTGGTTCTTCTGGCTAAAAGGCGGAAACGGTCGAATAATAGCAAAATCACAAGAATTTGTTACAAAAGAAGAACTTAAAAACTTAATTAAAGATTTAAAAAGCTTATCTCTTAAAACTCCTGTTATTGACAATACTAAATAA
- a CDS encoding DUF6965 family protein, producing MKNPYLTEIEEFFDNLINYPKNIKIDGHLYSENAIKKLIKAEIIILKNQSGKKGYLPYYYRLLKIYNIIKKEKP from the coding sequence ATGAAAAACCCGTATTTAACAGAGATTGAGGAATTTTTTGACAATTTAATTAATTATCCAAAAAATATAAAAATAGATGGTCATTTATATTCTGAAAACGCGATTAAAAAACTTATTAAAGCTGAAATAATCATCCTTAAAAATCAATCGGGTAAAAAAGGATATCTACCGTATTATTATAGACTGCTTAAAATTTATAACATCATAAAAAAAGAAAAACCATGA
- a CDS encoding YegP family protein encodes MTHSNNNKKYFFEINKNEDDFFYFQLKDEKSKILLKSLIYTHKTDCQKWIKSVIRNSKNEERFEVVQGPNEAWSIWLNTKNGLVLAICPSFRTEKEAKNFIEDLKSLSLKTPVIDKTK; translated from the coding sequence ATGACACACTCAAATAACAACAAAAAATACTTTTTTGAAATAAACAAAAATGAAGACGACTTTTTCTATTTCCAATTAAAAGACGAAAAGAGTAAAATTTTACTTAAAAGCCTTATATATACGCACAAAACTGATTGTCAAAAGTGGATAAAATCAGTAATAAGAAATTCTAAAAATGAAGAACGTTTTGAAGTAGTACAAGGTCCAAATGAAGCATGGTCGATCTGGCTAAATACAAAAAACGGTCTGGTATTAGCAATCTGTCCATCTTTTCGTACAGAAAAAGAAGCTAAAAACTTTATTGAAGATTTAAAAAGCTTATCTCTTAAAACTCCTGTTATTGACAAAACTAAATAA
- a CDS encoding acyltransferase family protein has translation MITKFRYDISFLRAFSVISVLLYHFKFSYFKGGFIGVDIFFVISGYLMSKIILSGFEQHNFNLLNFYKRRVLRIFPALLVMILFFSIIVFFLLPTQFLVYLKSAFSSSLFFSNIYYYLNSGYFDQSSQYNFLLHTWSLAVEWQFYLIYPLLLLILRKLYLTNRCLFKKFYYLLILFSLISMLYHNSNSNSFSFYIFYTRAWEMMLGGAAFLNENKLKKISEKYKILITILSFIVIIYFTCINDFNGIWPNLITIIPVFCISVIISINYDFSIYKSKMVNHIGDLSYSIYLYHWPFYVLSLFFALDTRVRYRLLFILLSIILSILSFHFVEKRKYDKKVKYLLSGSFILFCISFVLTKLDANIYFKKIGNLINITANYKYSNEANEQYNLGKKHLLSTQKFEDYNIKYWAVKNDRLNVILLGDSHAGMFSKTINNLLEENNINCIQVTADATYPMLHSKSQFKGPISFFNYFFKIYFPLNLEKIKLVLISANYAAYSKDELIKKINFTDTYFNKYNIKVLYLGQTDIYPIDYPTYYYLKTTYGNEYKNDIKNKENLIEINNFLKHYLGNKYIDLMNYKINKISPNYIPYMYDTNHLTYYGTEQYKYPIKNRILEAIN, from the coding sequence ATGATTACTAAATTCAGATACGATATTTCTTTTTTAAGAGCTTTTTCTGTTATCTCAGTCTTATTATACCATTTTAAATTTTCTTATTTCAAAGGAGGATTTATTGGAGTTGACATTTTCTTTGTAATATCTGGTTATTTAATGTCAAAAATCATTTTATCAGGATTTGAGCAGCATAATTTTAATTTATTGAATTTTTATAAACGTAGAGTTTTAAGAATATTTCCTGCATTATTAGTAATGATTTTGTTTTTTTCAATAATCGTATTTTTTCTTTTACCAACTCAATTTTTAGTTTATTTAAAAAGTGCATTTTCCAGTAGTTTGTTTTTTTCTAATATTTATTACTACTTGAATAGTGGGTATTTTGATCAATCTTCTCAATATAATTTTTTACTTCATACATGGTCTTTAGCTGTTGAGTGGCAATTTTATCTTATATATCCCCTTCTCTTGTTGATCCTAAGAAAACTATATTTAACCAATAGATGCCTATTTAAAAAATTTTATTATTTATTAATATTATTTTCTCTTATTTCAATGTTATATCATAACAGTAATAGTAATTCCTTTTCATTTTATATTTTTTATACAAGAGCCTGGGAGATGATGTTGGGAGGAGCAGCTTTTCTAAATGAAAATAAATTAAAAAAAATATCTGAAAAATATAAAATATTGATCACCATTCTTTCTTTTATCGTGATTATTTATTTCACTTGTATAAATGATTTCAATGGTATTTGGCCGAATTTAATAACTATTATTCCGGTATTTTGTATTTCAGTAATAATTTCTATAAATTATGATTTTAGTATATACAAAAGTAAGATGGTTAATCATATTGGAGATTTATCCTATTCCATATATTTATACCATTGGCCATTTTATGTTCTAAGTTTATTCTTTGCTTTAGATACACGGGTTAGATACAGACTATTATTTATTTTATTGTCAATTATACTTTCAATTTTATCTTTTCATTTTGTTGAAAAAAGAAAATATGATAAAAAAGTTAAATATTTGTTATCAGGCAGCTTTATATTATTTTGTATTTCATTTGTTTTAACAAAACTTGATGCTAATATTTATTTTAAAAAAATTGGAAATCTGATTAACATAACAGCTAATTATAAATATAGTAATGAGGCTAATGAACAGTACAATTTGGGCAAAAAACATCTATTATCTACTCAAAAATTTGAAGATTATAATATAAAATATTGGGCAGTAAAAAATGATAGATTAAATGTTATATTATTGGGTGATAGCCATGCAGGAATGTTTTCCAAAACAATCAATAATCTTTTAGAAGAAAATAATATAAATTGTATACAAGTGACAGCAGATGCTACATATCCCATGTTGCATTCGAAGAGTCAATTTAAGGGGCCAATTAGCTTTTTTAACTATTTTTTTAAGATATATTTCCCTTTAAATCTTGAAAAAATTAAATTAGTTTTAATAAGTGCTAATTATGCAGCATATTCTAAAGATGAATTAATAAAAAAAATTAATTTTACTGATACGTATTTTAACAAATACAATATTAAAGTACTTTATTTAGGTCAAACAGATATTTATCCAATAGATTATCCAACCTATTATTATTTAAAAACCACCTATGGTAATGAATATAAAAATGATATAAAAAATAAAGAAAATTTAATTGAAATTAATAATTTCTTAAAACACTATTTGGGTAATAAATATATTGATTTAATGAACTATAAAATTAATAAGATATCTCCTAATTATATTCCTTATATGTATGATACGAATCATTTAACTTATTATGGCACAGAACAATATAAGTATCCTATAAAAAACAGAATATTAGAAGCAATAAATTAA
- a CDS encoding S49 family peptidase — protein sequence MNKSIITSLFTEPWYLDKPFRVIGNLYADFIMKNKEKNEAEYLASINYFPYSESNKKIAIIPLSGIVRKYGYGSTSAISDLLDGMEQDDSIAGVVFLTDSPGGMASGTGMLAEKIFNFKKPTASYIKGLSCSAAYYINAATDKIFVDKNADWVGSIGTLISFVDWVPLFEKFGAKYYEIYSSFSSEKNKSFRDLVSGNPEKLREEIDTYAKDFITHMQTFRKNMDEDVFKGGTWRPKEAVKKRLADAIGNLQDAIDYIAQKSKINSNQNNMAEKKYPKIASILGLEVSLKSGFLFGQKTVNLSENQLDLIENALSSNLTDETVNSLSTDKKNLEQKLSDNLNQIENIKKEIATSLKNCNLTGTGTIVEDIKLLSSKVIEYGRKDGEIPTSVYSSKDKEDAPLENDILTNNYKFLYNK from the coding sequence ATGAATAAAAGTATTATTACTTCACTTTTTACAGAACCGTGGTATCTGGATAAGCCTTTTCGAGTTATAGGGAATTTATATGCAGATTTTATTATGAAAAATAAGGAAAAAAATGAAGCAGAATATTTGGCTTCCATCAATTATTTTCCTTATTCGGAAAGCAATAAAAAAATAGCCATAATTCCTTTATCAGGTATCGTTAGAAAATATGGCTACGGATCCACTTCCGCAATATCCGATTTACTCGATGGGATGGAGCAGGACGATAGTATAGCCGGGGTGGTTTTTTTAACTGACAGCCCGGGGGGTATGGCTAGTGGTACAGGAATGTTGGCAGAAAAAATTTTTAATTTTAAAAAGCCTACCGCCAGTTATATCAAGGGGTTATCTTGCTCTGCAGCTTATTATATTAATGCTGCTACCGATAAAATTTTTGTAGATAAAAATGCCGATTGGGTCGGTTCGATAGGAACGCTTATATCTTTTGTTGATTGGGTACCTCTTTTTGAAAAATTCGGTGCTAAATATTATGAAATATATTCCTCCTTTTCTTCTGAAAAAAATAAATCTTTTCGTGATTTAGTTTCCGGTAATCCTGAAAAATTAAGAGAAGAAATAGACACTTACGCAAAAGATTTTATAACACACATGCAAACATTCCGTAAAAATATGGATGAGGACGTCTTTAAAGGGGGCACATGGAGGCCTAAAGAAGCCGTAAAAAAAAGACTTGCGGATGCTATAGGTAATTTACAGGATGCAATTGATTATATCGCTCAAAAATCAAAAATTAATTCAAATCAAAATAATATGGCAGAAAAAAAATATCCTAAAATAGCCTCTATTTTAGGTTTAGAGGTTTCGTTAAAATCCGGTTTTTTATTTGGTCAAAAAACCGTAAACTTATCAGAAAATCAGTTAGATTTAATTGAAAATGCTTTAAGTTCTAATTTAACCGATGAAACGGTTAATTCATTGTCAACCGATAAAAAGAATCTGGAACAAAAACTTTCGGATAATTTAAATCAGATTGAAAATATTAAAAAAGAAATTGCCACTTCTTTAAAAAATTGCAATTTAACCGGTACCGGTACTATTGTCGAAGATATTAAATTACTTTCTTCAAAAGTTATAGAGTATGGACGAAAGGATGGCGAAATTCCTACTTCAGTTTATTCATCAAAGGATAAAGAAGATGCGCCATTAGAAAATGATATTCTTACTAATAATTATAAATTTTTATATAACAAGTAA
- a CDS encoding SufE family protein, with the protein MNAKIESLIQPILALNTWEERYRYFIDLGKTGLDFPSSLKTNENVIKGCQSEAWLYIESVNGTVYISGYSTSIFVNGFIRLLINIYSGENNIDIKNNSYPFLALIGMQEMVTPMRGNGLLAIHNKKKRFHE; encoded by the coding sequence ATGAACGCTAAAATTGAATCCTTAATACAGCCAATACTCGCATTAAATACGTGGGAAGAAAGATACCGGTATTTTATTGATTTAGGAAAAACCGGTCTTGATTTTCCGTCTAGTTTAAAAACTAATGAAAACGTTATTAAAGGTTGTCAGTCGGAAGCTTGGTTGTATATAGAAAGTGTTAATGGTACAGTATATATTTCCGGCTATTCGACTTCAATTTTTGTAAATGGCTTTATCCGTTTATTAATAAATATATATTCCGGTGAAAATAATATTGATATAAAAAATAATTCTTATCCGTTTTTAGCTTTAATTGGTATGCAGGAAATGGTTACACCTATGCGTGGGAATGGATTATTAGCTATTCACAATAAAAAAAAAAGGTTTCACGAATGA
- a CDS encoding class I SAM-dependent methyltransferase → MENKIILDACCVPKMMWFDKKDPRAVYMDIRKADFIACDGRRAHIDPDIIGDFRKMPFDDNSFKMVVFDPPHLKKLGQNSFTAQKYGKLFPSWEDDLKSGFEECMRVLQNEGFLIFKWNEYQIPLSKIIQIFGVQPLFGHKSGKQSLTHWLCFIKD, encoded by the coding sequence ATGGAAAATAAAATAATACTAGATGCCTGTTGTGTTCCAAAAATGATGTGGTTTGACAAAAAAGATCCACGTGCTGTTTACATGGATATACGCAAAGCTGATTTTATTGCTTGTGATGGAAGACGTGCGCATATTGATCCCGATATTATAGGAGATTTTAGAAAAATGCCATTTGACGATAACTCATTTAAAATGGTAGTATTTGATCCTCCACATTTAAAAAAACTGGGTCAAAATTCCTTCACAGCCCAAAAATACGGCAAATTATTTCCTTCATGGGAAGACGATTTAAAATCAGGATTTGAAGAATGTATGAGAGTATTGCAAAATGAAGGCTTTTTAATTTTTAAATGGAATGAATATCAAATACCCCTTTCAAAAATAATTCAAATCTTTGGAGTTCAACCCCTTTTTGGACACAAGTCCGGCAAACAATCATTAACCCATTGGCTGTGCTTTATTAAGGATTAA
- the dnaG gene encoding DNA primase, with protein MKYIKKECIDKILDAIDVVSVIEKYVNIKKSGSGYSALSPFGSEKTASLMISPSKQIWKDFSTGKGGSAINFIMEYKSISFYEALLEAAKLNNIAIEYEEFTNDEEKNKYEDYQIKKRITQLACDKYIKFFSELPPTHWAQKMISNRKWDDSTILQFKIGYAPKEKNNSFSKEAIELGYLAAAKELGLTKTNEINQLAYDFFIDRLVFPIQNFYGEVIGFGGRRNDAPENLKYAKYLNSTESILYNKSKVLYGLYQAKGEIRKQNKVILVEGYSDVISLHQNGVSFAVATCGTSLTVEHTKILKKLCAHVIIWRDGDVAGLKATFRDIDILLKESFKVSTIISPEGKDPDDLAREKGTELIQWVEDNLTDAVNWKAVNLIKNCETPDDISFAVQKICDTLCVISDEIKRDLYIKDLSKVLKQKQSVLKKIVDEKLDNLKSTKTDLSTTTNVKLDVLLPPGANQEQYIKDRFCEIDKAYFFQSKDGNFFKGTNFVIQALFHIYGRNDNKRLCEITNELGHKRLIDFDSKDFVNFSKIQETLIQEGFFFFEGNVSTLHFKLVTKKILNDFIMAYELKTLGWQNEGFFAFADGIYFENQFKRTNKYGIIQIEGLDEENSEYRENIKHYYSPAFSEIYKYNREDDDPYENDRCFVYRKSPISINQWMSQLVKVYGDKGIVGIGFVFASLFRDILIKRFSFFPHLGLFGEKGSGKSRFGDSLHNFFFYKMNPFDLNSGTVVGFTRRLARTKNAISFLEEYHDNIHDVMFQSMKGAYDGRGREKGQATVDNRTSITNVNSSLIYAGQYYPVRDDNSLATRSLLLSFIKKPYTTEEIQEYNLLKSWEETGLSSLILDIIRHREVVVTKFHEMYALIAKNLKMDLAGTEVQERMINNYLAILTPIYILWDNFNFPFTQEYFYRLCKELIINSSDMITESEGLADFWSMFEYLVHENRIKENEDFKIISPKTVKLGVKKGGKTITEEWYNTNSDKVLYIYFKKIYQDMLRESSRRGTSLMNETTLKNYFRAKKYLIGGSATTRLGERSQSCYAFNYSLLHSQGILNIEKTYILDTSLSSKEKEIPF; from the coding sequence ATGAAATATATAAAGAAAGAGTGTATAGATAAAATATTGGATGCTATTGATGTAGTTAGTGTTATAGAAAAATATGTTAACATTAAAAAATCAGGTTCAGGATATAGCGCTTTATCTCCCTTTGGCTCAGAAAAAACAGCTTCTTTAATGATCTCCCCGTCTAAACAAATTTGGAAAGATTTTTCAACAGGGAAAGGAGGTAGTGCCATTAATTTTATCATGGAATACAAATCTATAAGTTTTTATGAAGCATTGTTAGAGGCGGCCAAACTAAATAATATTGCTATAGAATACGAAGAATTTACCAATGATGAGGAGAAAAATAAATATGAAGATTATCAAATAAAAAAAAGAATAACACAATTAGCCTGTGATAAATATATTAAGTTTTTCTCTGAATTGCCTCCAACACATTGGGCACAGAAGATGATCTCTAATAGAAAATGGGATGATTCAACTATACTTCAATTTAAAATTGGATATGCGCCTAAAGAAAAAAATAATTCTTTTTCGAAAGAAGCCATCGAATTAGGCTATTTAGCAGCAGCAAAAGAATTAGGTCTGACAAAAACCAATGAAATAAATCAACTAGCTTATGATTTTTTTATTGACCGTCTTGTTTTTCCAATACAAAATTTTTATGGAGAAGTCATTGGTTTTGGTGGCAGAAGAAATGATGCTCCGGAAAATTTAAAGTATGCCAAATACTTAAATTCGACTGAATCCATACTTTATAATAAGAGTAAGGTCCTTTATGGTCTTTACCAGGCTAAAGGAGAGATAAGGAAACAAAATAAAGTTATTCTTGTTGAAGGATATTCAGATGTAATTTCTTTACATCAAAACGGGGTGTCTTTTGCTGTTGCTACTTGCGGTACGTCTTTAACTGTTGAACACACCAAAATATTAAAAAAACTGTGCGCCCATGTAATAATATGGAGAGATGGAGATGTAGCCGGACTTAAAGCTACATTTAGAGATATTGATATTCTTTTAAAGGAAAGCTTTAAAGTTTCTACTATTATTTCTCCCGAAGGCAAAGATCCTGATGATCTTGCGCGTGAAAAAGGAACTGAATTAATCCAATGGGTAGAAGATAATTTGACTGATGCCGTAAACTGGAAGGCTGTAAATTTGATTAAAAATTGCGAAACGCCTGACGATATATCTTTTGCGGTGCAAAAAATATGCGATACTCTATGTGTTATTTCCGATGAAATTAAAAGAGATCTATATATTAAAGATCTTTCTAAAGTTTTAAAACAAAAACAATCCGTTTTAAAAAAAATTGTAGATGAAAAGCTTGATAACTTAAAATCAACTAAAACTGATTTATCTACTACTACTAATGTAAAATTAGATGTTCTTCTTCCTCCCGGGGCGAATCAAGAACAATACATTAAAGATAGATTTTGTGAAATAGATAAAGCCTATTTTTTCCAATCAAAAGATGGTAATTTTTTTAAAGGGACCAATTTTGTTATTCAAGCCTTATTTCACATCTACGGAAGAAATGATAATAAAAGGCTTTGTGAAATCACTAATGAATTAGGCCATAAACGCTTAATTGATTTTGATTCTAAAGATTTTGTTAATTTTTCTAAAATACAAGAAACATTAATTCAAGAAGGATTTTTTTTCTTTGAAGGTAATGTATCTACACTGCATTTTAAATTGGTTACAAAAAAAATATTAAATGATTTCATAATGGCCTATGAGTTAAAAACATTAGGCTGGCAAAATGAAGGTTTTTTTGCTTTTGCTGATGGAATTTATTTTGAAAATCAATTTAAAAGAACCAATAAATATGGAATTATTCAGATTGAAGGATTGGATGAAGAAAATTCAGAATATAGAGAAAACATTAAACATTATTACTCCCCTGCTTTTTCTGAGATATATAAATATAACAGAGAAGATGATGACCCGTACGAAAACGACAGATGTTTTGTTTATAGAAAGTCCCCGATAAGTATAAATCAATGGATGTCTCAATTGGTAAAAGTATATGGAGATAAAGGAATTGTGGGGATAGGCTTTGTGTTTGCTTCTTTATTTCGCGATATTTTAATTAAAAGATTTTCTTTTTTTCCTCATTTAGGATTATTCGGAGAAAAAGGATCCGGAAAATCAAGATTTGGAGACTCTTTGCATAACTTTTTCTTCTATAAGATGAATCCATTTGATTTAAACTCGGGAACCGTTGTAGGATTTACCAGAAGACTGGCTCGAACAAAAAACGCAATATCCTTTTTAGAAGAATATCACGATAATATACACGATGTTATGTTTCAATCGATGAAAGGAGCTTATGACGGACGAGGACGAGAAAAAGGGCAAGCTACCGTTGATAATCGAACTTCAATTACAAATGTTAATTCATCTTTAATATATGCCGGTCAATATTATCCGGTACGCGATGATAATTCCTTAGCTACCAGATCTTTACTTTTATCTTTCATTAAAAAGCCTTATACAACGGAAGAAATTCAAGAATATAATTTATTAAAGAGTTGGGAAGAAACCGGTTTATCCTCGCTTATTTTAGATATTATCAGGCATAGAGAAGTTGTTGTAACTAAATTTCACGAAATGTACGCATTAATTGCCAAAAATCTTAAAATGGATTTAGCAGGAACAGAAGTTCAAGAACGAATGATTAATAATTATCTGGCAATATTAACGCCGATCTATATTTTATGGGATAATTTTAATTTTCCTTTTACGCAAGAATATTTTTACCGTCTTTGTAAAGAATTGATAATTAATTCTTCAGATATGATAACAGAAAGTGAAGGTTTAGCAGATTTTTGGTCAATGTTTGAATATCTAGTACATGAAAATAGAATAAAAGAGAATGAAGATTTTAAAATAATTTCACCTAAAACCGTAAAATTAGGCGTAAAAAAAGGAGGTAAAACCATAACGGAAGAATGGTATAACACTAATTCAGATAAAGTTTTATATATTTATTTTAAGAAGATTTATCAAGATATGCTTAGAGAATCTTCACGAAGAGGTACGTCTTTAATGAATGAAACTACGTTAAAAAATTACTTTCGAGCTAAAAAATATTTAATTGGTGGATCTGCAACAACCAGACTGGGCGAAAGATCACAGAGTTGCTATGCTTTTAATTATTCTTTATTACACTCTCAGGGAATATTAAATATTGAAAAAACTTACATTTTAGATACTTCTTTAAGTTCTAAAGAAAAAGAAATTCCTTTTTAA
- a CDS encoding SHOCT domain-containing protein, with translation MKIFIIIIITLAILYIIWRYYEISQCRIDEDNPLKSNNNFTPSKTIIGYSKFYTFNVDDKRKQIAILKGKFEPIYIDFKDILGVKFIEDITYFNLSNRKFVAGGFFSRIFFGLFGTVVGGSTKSHHKQKYVTKVCVKIFIKDINNSAVLIDCFDPGTMLFFKRHRVDISKLFIRKVYQIGVRDANEIKDTINMIIKHTPKNLSEDISFKISNQLLKLHELKEKGILTESEYLSQKQKILNT, from the coding sequence ATGAAAATTTTTATTATCATTATTATAACATTAGCAATTTTGTATATTATATGGAGATATTATGAAATATCTCAATGCCGTATTGACGAAGATAATCCTTTAAAATCTAATAATAATTTTACTCCTTCAAAAACGATTATTGGTTATAGTAAATTTTACACATTTAATGTAGATGATAAAAGAAAACAGATAGCTATTTTAAAAGGTAAATTTGAACCTATATATATTGATTTCAAAGATATTTTAGGTGTTAAATTCATTGAAGATATAACATATTTTAATTTATCAAATAGGAAATTTGTAGCAGGAGGTTTTTTTAGCCGTATTTTTTTTGGTTTGTTTGGAACAGTTGTAGGAGGTTCAACCAAGTCTCATCATAAACAAAAATATGTTACAAAAGTATGTGTTAAAATATTTATTAAAGATATAAATAATTCAGCGGTACTAATTGATTGTTTTGACCCTGGTACAATGCTTTTTTTTAAAAGACATAGAGTTGATATAAGTAAATTATTTATTAGAAAAGTATATCAAATAGGAGTTCGAGATGCAAATGAAATAAAAGATACCATAAATATGATCATTAAACATACTCCAAAAAATTTATCTGAAGATATTTCTTTTAAAATTTCAAATCAATTATTGAAATTACATGAATTAAAAGAAAAGGGAATTTTGACAGAATCAGAATATCTTTCTCAAAAACAAAAAATATTAAATACTTAA
- a CDS encoding terminase large subunit domain-containing protein, protein MIINEKKIELNVPQMQAVAEVEIFRKKYIYLEYARGTGKSFILAFFILKAVKEMPRATGVLVGSSYVQILSRTLPSTKEGLSNFGVHENIDYVIGKSGVSKGFELPFQAPSNWRNVIHFRNGHIIIMVSLDMTDAGRGINSYYVLGDEAALLDKEKLFYNVHTTNRSYKTEFKHSPMLNSQIFVSSTPLTRKGKWFVEMEKEALKNPKEFAFLKANAYANYKNLSPQWFKKMLLNSPSDIHYNAEILNIRPPSIQNGFYSNLNPDIHYYGNKYDLIYLEEVGNNYSKKHNTSRQDTDIVKTIGLQFNLDFGKRINSISVSQYLRSINEVRFVKEFFNKDPLDMLDLLPEVVHYFNKHEEKTVELYHDVSGYAKEKGAKESLAEKVMKYFRSQGWRVINKTPKTNNPGHMAKFLVLKEILSERNKNLPKIRINKDNCPNLCISLENAEAKIKENSEYGKDKSSELSLTIPQEQATHLSDTLDYNIYWQFHLAVKHGYKDPFTFPIS, encoded by the coding sequence ATGATTATAAATGAAAAAAAAATAGAACTCAACGTACCGCAAATGCAAGCAGTTGCGGAGGTTGAAATTTTTAGAAAAAAATATATTTATTTAGAATATGCCAGGGGTACCGGAAAGTCTTTCATTTTAGCTTTTTTTATTTTAAAAGCAGTAAAGGAGATGCCCCGAGCTACAGGGGTTTTGGTTGGATCTAGCTATGTTCAAATATTGTCACGAACTTTGCCCTCCACTAAAGAAGGCTTATCTAATTTCGGAGTTCATGAAAATATAGATTATGTAATCGGAAAGTCCGGTGTTTCTAAAGGTTTTGAATTACCTTTTCAAGCTCCCTCCAATTGGCGTAATGTGATTCACTTTCGTAATGGGCATATTATTATAATGGTTTCATTAGATATGACCGATGCCGGACGGGGTATAAATTCTTATTATGTATTAGGAGATGAAGCAGCATTATTGGATAAAGAAAAACTTTTTTATAATGTTCATACTACTAATAGATCTTATAAAACTGAATTTAAACACTCACCAATGTTGAATTCACAAATTTTCGTATCATCAACTCCGTTAACTCGTAAGGGAAAATGGTTTGTTGAAATGGAAAAGGAAGCTTTAAAAAATCCTAAAGAATTTGCATTTTTAAAAGCTAATGCTTACGCTAATTATAAAAATTTATCACCTCAATGGTTTAAGAAGATGTTGTTAAACTCCCCTTCTGATATCCATTATAATGCTGAAATATTAAATATACGTCCTCCTTCTATTCAAAATGGGTTTTATTCTAATCTTAATCCGGATATCCACTATTATGGTAATAAATATGATTTAATCTATTTAGAAGAAGTAGGTAATAATTACAGTAAGAAACATAATACCTCACGTCAAGATACAGATATAGTTAAAACCATTGGACTTCAGTTTAATTTAGATTTTGGAAAAAGAATTAATTCAATTTCTGTATCTCAATATCTTAGGTCCATAAATGAGGTTCGTTTTGTTAAGGAGTTCTTTAATAAAGACCCTCTTGATATGTTAGATTTATTGCCTGAAGTTGTACATTATTTTAATAAACATGAGGAAAAAACTGTTGAGCTCTATCACGATGTTTCAGGCTATGCAAAAGAAAAAGGAGCTAAAGAATCTTTAGCTGAAAAGGTAATGAAATATTTTCGCTCTCAGGGATGGCGTGTTATTAATAAAACTCCTAAAACCAATAATCCGGGACATATGGCGAAGTTTTTGGTTTTAAAAGAAATTTTGTCTGAGAGAAACAAAAATTTACCTAAAATACGTATTAATAAAGACAATTGTCCAAACCTTTGTATTTCTCTTGAAAATGCAGAAGCAAAAATAAAAGAGAATAGCGAATATGGTAAAGATAAATCTTCTGAATTATCTCTTACCATTCCTCAAGAACAAGCAACGCACCTTTCTGATACTTTAGATTATAATATTTATTGGCAATTTCATTTAGCCGTTAAGCATGGTTATAAAGATCCTTTCACTTTTCCTATTTCATAA